Part of the Leptospira johnsonii genome is shown below.
CTTTACAATAACCTTGGAAAGAATGAAGAATTAGCTCAGAAAATTCATTCCGCAATCCTCACTGAAAAGCCCGACGGGTGGAAAGGGAACGAGCTAAAGGAAAGAGTCCTAAAGCATGCGCTCTACAAAGCGCTGGACAAAAACGCGGAAGAAGTGGAAAGAATCTTTAAAATCCTGGTAGAGCAGCCGGAATATGAATAAAAACGAATTTGAATTGGGTGGAGTCTATATTGAAGTAATCCAGAAAGAAATTCAAAATCTCCATCTAAGTGTATATCCGCCTAACGGAAGGGTTAGAATTTCTGCCCCCAAAGAAATGGATATGGATACCATTCGGATCTATACAATTTCGAAATTTTCCTGGATCAAGAAGCAACAGAGAAAATTCAAAGCTCAAGCCAGAGAAACGAAAAGAGACTACATCTCCAGAGAGAGTCATTATTACTTAGGAAGACGATATCTATTGCGAATCTTCAAAGGTTCTACCCGACCTAGCATTGAAAGAAAATATTCCTATATCGATCTCTGCGTTCCTCCCGGAATTTCAAAAATGAAAAAGCACACGCTAATACTAGATTGGTATAGAAAAGAACTTAAGCAGATTTCTGAACCGATTTTCAATCATTGGGTACGTAAATTGAATTTGAATAACGTGGAATTTTCAATCCGCATTATGAAAACGAGATGGGGATCATGTAATAGAGAAAAA
Proteins encoded:
- a CDS encoding M48 family metallopeptidase — translated: MNKNEFELGGVYIEVIQKEIQNLHLSVYPPNGRVRISAPKEMDMDTIRIYTISKFSWIKKQQRKFKAQARETKRDYISRESHYYLGRRYLLRIFKGSTRPSIERKYSYIDLCVPPGISKMKKHTLILDWYRKELKQISEPIFNHWVRKLNLNNVEFSIRIMKTRWGSCNREKRKIWLNLELVKKPKECIEYIIVHELLHFFEKNHSPRFNSLMSKYCSNWKDLREKLNRLPISHIDWEY